From the genome of Populus trichocarpa isolate Nisqually-1 chromosome 15, P.trichocarpa_v4.1, whole genome shotgun sequence, one region includes:
- the LOC7462497 gene encoding tubulin beta-5 chain, producing the protein MREILHIQGGQCGNQIGSKFWEVVCDEHGIDPTGQYIGKTDLQLERVNVYYNEASNGRYVPRAVLMDLEPGTMDSVRTGPYGQIFRPDNFVFGQSGAGNNWAKGHYTEGAELIDSVLDVVRKEAENCDCLQGFQVCHSLGGGTGSGMGTLLISKIREEFPDRMMLTFSVFPSPKVSDTVVEPYNATLSVHQLVENADECMVLDNEALYDICFRTLKLTTPSFGDLNHLISGTMSGVTCCLRFPGQLNSDLRKLAVNLIPFPRLHFFMVGFAPLTSRGSQQYRSLTVPELTQQMWDAKNMMCAADPRHGRYLTASAMFRGKMSTKEVDEQIINVQNKNSSYFVEWIPNNVKSSVCDIPPKGLSMASTFVGNSTSIQEMFRRVSEQFTAMFRRKAFLHWYTGEGMDEMEFTEAESNMNDLVAEYQQYQDATTEEDIEYEEEDGVEN; encoded by the exons ATGCGTGAGATTCTTCACATTCAAGGAGGGCAATGTGGGAACCAAATTGGATCAAAATTCTGGGAGGTGGTTTGTGATGAACATGGGATTGATCCAACCGGCCAGTACATCGGAAAGACGGACTTACAGCTAGAGAGAGTGAATGTGTATTACAATGAGGCTAGTAACGGCCGGTATGTGCCACGGGCTGTTCTTATGGACCTTGAGCCTGGCACTATGGACAGCGTCAGGACCGGTCCATACGGGCAGATTTTCCGGCCTGATAATTTCGTTTTCGGGCAATCGGGGGCAGGAAACAATTGGGCTAAAGGCCATTACACCGAGGGTGCTGAGCTTATTGACTCGGTCCTGGATGTTGTCAGGAAAGAGGCTGAGAATTGTGACTGCTTACAAG GATTTCAAGTATGCCACTCCCTTGGTGGGGGAACTGGGTCTGGAATGGGAACtttgctgatttcaaaaatcagAGAAGAGTTCCCGGATAGAATGATGCTCACATTCTCTGTGTTCCCATCTCCCAAAGTGTCGGACACAGTCGTGGAGCCTTACAATGCTACCCTTTCTGTTCATCAACTTGTGGAGAATGCTGATGAATGTATGGTTCTTGACAATGAAGCACTATATGATATCTGCTTCAGGACTCTCAAACTCACTACCCCAAGCT TTGGAGACTTGAATCATCTGATTTCAGGAACGATGAGTGGTGTTACTTGTTGCTTGCGCTTTCCGGGTCAGCTTAACTCAGACCTGAGAAAACTAGCTGTGAACTTAATCCCATTCCCAAGGCTTCACTTTTTCATGGTGGGGTTTGCTCCTCTGACATCTAGAGGATCACAGCAGTACCGCTCTCTCACTGTCCCTGAGCTCACCCAACAAATGTGGGATGCCAAGAACATGATGTGTGCAGCTGATCCTCGACACGGGCGTTACCTCACAGCATCAGCTATGTTTAGAGGCAAAATGAGTACAAAAGAAGTCGATGAGCAAATTATCAATGTGCAGAACAAAAACTCATCTTACTTTGTGGAATGGATACCAAACAATGTGAAGTCTAGTGTTTGCGATATCCCACCAAAAGGGCTTTCAATGGCTTCAACTTTCGTTGGCAATTCAACTTCCATACAGGAGATGTTTAGGAGAGTGAGTGAGCAGTTCACAGCAATGTTTAGGAGAAAGGCCTTCTTGCATTGGTACACAGGAGAAGGAATGGATGAAATGGAGTTCACTGAAGCTGAGAGCAACATGAATGATCTTGTTGCTGAGTATCAACAGTACCAAGATGCCACTACTGAAGAAGATATTGAGTATGAGGAGGAGGATGGAGTCGAAAACTGA